One Haloplanus sp. GDY1 DNA window includes the following coding sequences:
- a CDS encoding M28 family metallopeptidase: MVELPDRIVGQAYRSRQLWKTLIEFASIDGRVAGHEGEATAASVLKDHFSRYAERVTTSQFSVPKWSENEASLTVPSAADRDVRTSTPELDIRALSGSPTGDVTTELVCVGNAHPDEYRAFDLDGTIVMASSENPQSCDRWVHRMEKYAAAVDCGADGFLFRNCVEGRLPPAGDIGYENRPAPIPGAGVSAELGIRLRRYYGDRPQVRLRTDCETEPATSRNIEAVVGPETQGAVVVTAHLDSHPLGEGAADNAAGCALLVELARLLSQIQDSLDTQLRFVGFGAEEVGLYGSTAWAAERDLSEITCLVNLDGTTGSETLHVSLNSFTALKSPFEQTAKALYTPLSTDSSIIPHGDQWAVVKEGVPGVMVGAASDRTGRGWEHTAADTTDKIDIRNLRSIAIQVADVLVRLANHTAPLNRKSRTEIRDLLDEHYKTELKARGQWPYGDT; the protein is encoded by the coding sequence ATGGTAGAACTACCAGACCGGATTGTTGGACAGGCATATCGGAGCCGTCAGCTCTGGAAGACGCTGATCGAGTTCGCGTCGATCGACGGCCGCGTGGCCGGCCACGAGGGGGAAGCCACCGCGGCATCGGTACTCAAAGATCACTTCTCACGTTACGCCGAGCGTGTCACGACCTCCCAGTTCTCGGTCCCGAAGTGGTCTGAAAACGAAGCATCGCTGACTGTTCCCTCCGCTGCCGACCGAGATGTGCGGACCTCAACCCCGGAACTGGACATACGAGCCTTGTCGGGATCGCCGACCGGAGACGTAACCACGGAACTGGTGTGTGTCGGAAACGCACATCCTGACGAGTATCGCGCGTTCGATCTGGACGGAACGATCGTGATGGCCAGCAGCGAAAATCCACAGTCGTGCGACCGGTGGGTTCACCGGATGGAAAAGTACGCCGCCGCCGTGGACTGCGGAGCGGACGGATTTCTTTTCAGAAACTGCGTTGAGGGGCGGCTCCCGCCGGCCGGCGACATCGGCTACGAGAACCGCCCGGCGCCCATTCCGGGGGCCGGGGTATCTGCCGAACTCGGAATCCGCCTTCGTCGATATTACGGCGACCGGCCGCAGGTACGATTACGGACGGACTGCGAAACGGAACCGGCGACCTCGCGGAACATCGAGGCGGTCGTCGGACCGGAGACACAGGGGGCCGTCGTCGTGACGGCACACCTCGATTCGCACCCCCTCGGCGAGGGAGCGGCAGACAACGCCGCAGGGTGTGCGCTCCTGGTAGAGCTCGCCCGGCTCCTCTCACAGATTCAGGACTCGTTAGATACACAGCTTCGCTTCGTCGGATTCGGCGCCGAAGAGGTTGGACTGTATGGTTCGACGGCGTGGGCGGCCGAGCGGGACCTGTCTGAGATAACCTGTCTCGTCAATCTCGACGGCACGACCGGGTCGGAGACGCTTCACGTCAGCCTTAATTCATTTACGGCGCTCAAGTCCCCATTCGAGCAGACAGCGAAAGCTCTCTATACACCGCTTTCGACGGACTCGTCAATCATCCCGCACGGAGACCAGTGGGCGGTCGTGAAAGAGGGAGTTCCGGGGGTGATGGTCGGCGCGGCGTCCGATCGCACGGGACGCGGGTGGGAACATACGGCGGCCGACACGACGGACAAGATTGACATCCGTAACCTCCGTTCGATTGCGATTCAGGTCGCGGACGTGCTTGTTCGATTGGCGAACCACACTGCCCCTCTCAACCGGAAGTCCCGAACGGAGATCCGCGACCTGCTCGACGAGCACTATAAAACTGAACTGAAAGCTCGCGGTCAGTGGCCGTATGGGGACACGTAG
- a CDS encoding sugar-transfer associated ATP-grasp domain-containing protein — MISNPLAGIESIYNQTKRYVYRSKLCREARIRYRLANRELERWGEFDVPLLERQNYWRKGFLTRSSVIYPLDSWDDRTFVTDIERERSNQINTWHGIATRNKLLFARQLRSVPNVDHPTVFAIVEAETVVPEQWGSSTTVSIFDILKQKGAVVLKPIYGYRGQGIYVIQRPNPGTYLLNGEKTTENDLRSLIASLSRYLVTEYVDQAAYLHAIYPEATNTLRLVTIRPSTAESPRIIAAVQRIGTDTTSPTDNWSNNGLAAQIDRNAGELMAAVGLRDGERVAFGEHPDTNARIKGRRIPCWESIRERTVEAASAFPELPYLAWDVVPQDEGPPAVIEANAFPDVDILQLREPLLKDETTNAFFEDHGVI, encoded by the coding sequence TTGATATCCAATCCACTCGCGGGGATCGAGTCGATTTACAATCAGACGAAAAGATACGTCTACCGGAGCAAACTATGCCGAGAAGCACGAATCCGGTATCGATTAGCGAACAGGGAACTGGAACGGTGGGGCGAGTTCGATGTCCCCCTGCTTGAGCGTCAGAACTACTGGCGTAAGGGTTTTCTCACCCGATCGTCGGTGATTTACCCGCTTGATTCGTGGGACGACCGAACGTTTGTTACGGATATCGAGCGGGAACGGTCGAACCAGATAAATACATGGCACGGGATTGCCACCAGGAACAAATTATTGTTTGCCCGACAGCTTCGATCGGTCCCGAACGTCGATCACCCTACCGTGTTTGCCATCGTTGAGGCGGAGACCGTCGTGCCGGAACAATGGGGGAGTTCGACGACCGTCAGTATCTTTGACATCCTAAAACAGAAGGGGGCGGTCGTACTCAAACCGATTTACGGTTATCGCGGCCAGGGCATCTACGTGATTCAGCGACCCAATCCCGGCACATATCTCCTCAACGGAGAGAAGACGACGGAGAACGACCTGCGATCGTTGATCGCCTCGCTCTCCAGATACCTCGTCACCGAGTACGTCGACCAAGCGGCGTACCTCCACGCCATCTATCCGGAGGCCACGAACACGCTTCGGCTGGTGACGATTCGGCCGTCGACAGCCGAGTCCCCACGGATCATTGCGGCCGTCCAGCGAATTGGAACGGATACGACCTCGCCCACCGATAACTGGTCGAATAATGGGCTCGCGGCGCAGATCGACCGCAACGCTGGCGAACTGATGGCGGCAGTTGGCCTCAGGGACGGTGAACGGGTAGCGTTCGGCGAACACCCCGATACGAACGCACGAATTAAAGGGCGGCGGATTCCGTGCTGGGAATCGATCCGTGAGCGGACTGTTGAGGCAGCGTCGGCGTTTCCGGAACTCCCGTATCTCGCTTGGGACGTTGTCCCTCAAGACGAGGGGCCGCCAGCCGTCATCGAAGCGAACGCGTTCCCGGATGTGGATATACTGCAGCTCCGCGAACCACTCTTGAAGGATGAGACGACCAATGCGTTTTTCGAAGATCACGGCGTCATCTGA
- a CDS encoding transposase: protein MLKVLIFGYSIGVRSSRKLDRLLERDVVFRYLAANQQVVSHTTSGVYSKISASGYNYDKLTVNHCFRANMPPNGYTTVTISNETAAKLSRVMMRHDLESMALAIDHAAQCALDQEKMTNADLARLLHHRHQHEENQETA from the coding sequence ATGTTGAAAGTCCTCATCTTTGGCTATTCTATCGGCGTCCGAAGCTCCCGGAAACTAGATCGGTTGCTTGAACGTGACGTCGTCTTTCGGTACCTTGCCGCCAATCAACAGGTCGTGTCGCACACTACTTCTGGGGTTTATTCGAAGATTAGCGCTTCTGGGTACAATTACGATAAGCTTACAGTAAACCACTGCTTTCGGGCGAATATGCCGCCAAACGGCTACACGACCGTCACGATCAGCAACGAGACCGCAGCCAAGTTGTCCCGAGTCATGATGCGCCATGACCTGGAATCGATGGCGCTCGCCATCGATCACGCCGCTCAATGTGCGTTAGATCAAGAGAAAATGACAAATGCCGACCTCGCACGACTCTTGCACCACCGGCATCAACACGAAGAAAATCAGGAAACCGCATGA
- a CDS encoding methyltransferase domain-containing protein: MTDFVSESTLERIEAELVAEFRSLVDGMILDPEFQYEIDSFEAVERRSTFPTDIDVLFLLNVTTNNRAQLLGQATPFEQGDYKGFYNNLYGGWLAKHLQDEFALDFRYYVDVNAVPAADHCEQFDREIPLETAIRENLVREDSRLVDKMNEYGLDSLVLGGGTLVAGPQPAPIETIERLFDEHDIDAVLDLFCGSGAFAKVSLQRGASAVTCLDLDLASARENLRECRDQVRFEEGDAFDFTPDRHYDLALVDPYFHLLPEFIDEQYRTLSAAADMILVTAGFRGDHYWIETVRDNVERYSTATEVIDTGRTVQILSHHAE; encoded by the coding sequence ATGACGGACTTCGTCAGCGAATCCACCCTAGAGCGCATCGAAGCCGAGCTTGTCGCGGAATTCCGATCGCTCGTCGACGGTATGATCCTTGACCCCGAGTTCCAATACGAGATCGATTCCTTCGAGGCAGTCGAACGCCGGTCGACGTTCCCGACGGATATCGATGTGTTGTTTCTATTGAACGTGACGACAAACAATCGCGCGCAGTTGCTGGGCCAAGCGACGCCATTTGAGCAAGGGGATTACAAGGGATTCTACAACAACCTCTACGGTGGGTGGTTGGCGAAACACCTGCAGGACGAATTTGCGCTCGACTTCCGGTATTACGTCGACGTGAACGCGGTGCCGGCGGCCGATCACTGCGAGCAGTTCGATCGAGAAATCCCTCTGGAAACTGCCATCCGGGAAAACCTCGTCAGGGAGGACAGCCGACTGGTCGATAAAATGAACGAGTACGGTCTCGATTCGCTCGTTCTCGGGGGTGGGACGCTCGTCGCAGGACCGCAACCGGCGCCGATCGAAACGATCGAGCGCCTGTTCGATGAGCACGACATCGACGCCGTGCTTGATCTCTTCTGTGGGTCGGGGGCGTTCGCGAAAGTATCGCTGCAACGGGGTGCGTCGGCGGTAACGTGCCTAGATCTCGACCTCGCGAGCGCGAGAGAGAACCTCCGAGAGTGCCGCGATCAAGTTCGGTTCGAGGAAGGCGACGCGTTCGACTTCACGCCGGATCGACACTACGACCTAGCACTCGTCGATCCGTATTTCCACCTCCTACCCGAGTTCATTGATGAGCAGTATCGGACGCTAAGTGCTGCCGCGGACATGATCCTTGTTACTGCCGGATTCCGGGGGGATCACTACTGGATTGAGACCGTCCGCGACAACGTCGAACGGTACAGCACGGCCACGGAAGTCATCGATACGGGTCGAACCGTACAAATCCTCTCACACCACGCGGAGTAA
- a CDS encoding SagB/ThcOx family dehydrogenase, whose product MTSRKSLDGRRLRWIFHESSKNFELGEVRKAGGTLENWSEIDYKQYDAGTTIPLSSDVDLDEPLRAAISERRSPKLGAVEQRPVSIEDLSACIGEAAGITQYGETDDDHYRAYPSGGARYPLEVYVTVLAGDDLAEGVYHYDVKENCLAQLRTDSAVTDLDFFYRDIRENVSVVVFVTARMERTTRKYGERGYRYANVEAGHLMQNVCLLAEARGLACRPYGGFIEDRADSYLRLQNEPETTLYTGLLGGRSV is encoded by the coding sequence ATGACGTCACGAAAATCACTTGACGGCCGGCGGCTCCGCTGGATCTTCCACGAGAGCAGTAAAAACTTCGAGCTGGGTGAGGTCAGGAAGGCCGGCGGCACGCTAGAAAATTGGAGCGAAATCGACTACAAGCAGTACGACGCCGGAACCACGATTCCGCTGTCTTCCGACGTCGACCTTGATGAACCCCTCCGAGCTGCGATCTCGGAGCGTAGGTCCCCGAAGCTAGGCGCCGTAGAGCAACGTCCCGTGTCTATCGAGGACCTGTCAGCGTGTATCGGCGAGGCGGCGGGCATCACACAGTACGGCGAAACAGACGACGATCACTATCGGGCGTACCCATCGGGAGGAGCGCGATACCCGCTGGAGGTGTACGTGACCGTTCTCGCCGGCGATGATCTGGCCGAGGGCGTGTACCATTACGACGTGAAGGAAAATTGCCTCGCGCAACTCCGGACAGACAGTGCGGTCACTGACCTGGATTTCTTCTATAGGGACATCCGAGAGAACGTCTCGGTAGTGGTGTTCGTCACGGCCCGCATGGAACGGACGACACGAAAGTACGGCGAGCGGGGGTATCGTTACGCGAACGTCGAAGCAGGTCACCTGATGCAGAACGTCTGCCTGTTGGCGGAGGCGCGTGGACTCGCCTGTCGTCCGTACGGTGGTTTCATCGAAGACCGGGCAGATTCCTACCTTAGGCTGCAAAACGAGCCGGAGACGACGCTCTACACCGGGTTACTCGGAGGGCGGTCAGTATGA
- a CDS encoding DUF5615 family PIN-like protein, which produces MRLLADEHVPPAIVSALRGEGHDVAVVGGDVDLGSEDTVLLKYARETDRLILSEDTDFRGADPELNVEHHPGILACDTTASAGEIAAAIRRIEMYTTDLTETVLYVPGNWL; this is translated from the coding sequence ATGAGGCTGCTGGCTGACGAGCACGTCCCACCAGCTATTGTTTCTGCGCTCCGTGGTGAAGGACACGATGTAGCTGTCGTTGGGGGTGATGTTGATCTGGGCTCTGAGGATACGGTTCTCTTAAAGTACGCACGTGAAACCGACCGCCTCATTCTGAGTGAGGATACTGATTTTCGTGGGGCTGATCCAGAACTGAACGTTGAGCACCACCCCGGCATTTTGGCCTGCGATACAACTGCTTCGGCGGGCGAAATCGCTGCGGCAATTCGACGAATCGAGATGTATACCACCGATCTTACTGAAACGGTTCTCTACGTCCCAGGCAACTGGTTGTGA
- a CDS encoding IS4 family transposase, whose protein sequence is MESMTYSPPDSVVVDRIQRAFPSDELRERARATNLVERQRKFDIVALFYTLSFGFAAGSDRSLQAFLERYVEMADCDELSYAAFHNWFEPGFVALLREILDDAIENLDTGRTDLNGRLERFRDVLIADATIVSLYQDAADVYAATGEDQAELKLHLIESLSTGLPTRLRTTDGTTHERSQLPTGEWVADALILLDLGFYDFWLFDRIDQNGGWFVSRVKDNANFEIVEELRTWRGNSIPLEGESLQAVLDDLQRQEIDIRITLSFDRKRGSGASATRTFRLIGLRNEETDEYHLYLTNLGKEGYSAPDIAQLYRARWEVELLFKELKSRFGLDEINTTDAYIIEALVIMAAISLMMSRVIVDELRSVEARQREAEAAADADESASRLPRRRCSLAVERHAHLIQLYLMVELGYELPDLDELLLWASRNPNPHRKRLRSQVESGEFSFARH, encoded by the coding sequence GTGGAAAGTATGACCTACAGCCCACCGGATTCAGTCGTAGTTGACCGGATTCAAAGAGCGTTTCCCTCCGATGAGTTGCGCGAGCGCGCTCGCGCAACGAATCTCGTTGAACGTCAGCGCAAGTTCGACATCGTTGCACTATTCTACACACTCTCGTTTGGCTTCGCTGCCGGCTCAGACCGCTCTCTACAAGCATTTCTCGAACGCTACGTCGAGATGGCTGACTGCGACGAACTCTCCTACGCAGCGTTCCACAACTGGTTCGAACCGGGCTTCGTTGCACTCCTTCGAGAGATTCTCGATGACGCTATCGAGAATCTCGATACTGGACGAACCGACTTGAACGGACGTCTCGAACGCTTTCGAGACGTCCTGATTGCCGACGCGACTATCGTTTCACTGTACCAGGACGCCGCTGATGTCTACGCAGCAACTGGCGAGGACCAAGCTGAACTGAAGCTCCACCTCATCGAGTCACTCTCGACAGGTCTCCCAACACGGCTCCGCACAACCGACGGAACAACGCATGAACGGAGTCAGCTACCCACCGGAGAGTGGGTAGCTGACGCCCTCATACTCCTTGATCTAGGCTTCTACGACTTCTGGCTGTTCGACCGAATCGACCAGAACGGCGGATGGTTCGTCTCCCGCGTCAAGGACAACGCGAACTTCGAGATTGTCGAAGAACTACGGACGTGGCGGGGTAACAGTATCCCGCTGGAAGGGGAGTCGCTGCAGGCCGTCCTTGACGACCTGCAGCGACAGGAGATTGATATCCGAATCACGCTCTCGTTTGATCGCAAACGAGGGTCGGGCGCAAGCGCGACCCGGACGTTTCGGCTGATCGGTCTGCGCAACGAGGAGACCGACGAGTACCATCTGTATCTGACGAATCTCGGCAAGGAGGGCTATAGCGCGCCCGATATCGCGCAGCTCTATCGGGCGCGCTGGGAAGTCGAGTTGCTGTTCAAGGAGTTAAAATCGCGGTTCGGTTTGGACGAGATCAACACGACCGACGCCTACATTATCGAGGCGCTGGTTATTATGGCAGCAATTTCGCTGATGATGAGCCGTGTAATTGTGGACGAGTTGCGGTCAGTTGAGGCCAGACAGCGTGAGGCCGAAGCCGCCGCAGACGCCGACGAGTCGGCGTCGCGGCTCCCTCGGCGTCGCTGTTCGCTAGCCGTGGAGCGGCACGCTCATCTGATTCAGCTATATCTCATGGTTGAGTTGGGTTACGAACTACCGGATTTGGACGAGCTGTTGCTGTGGGCGTCACGAAATCCAAATCCACACAGGAAACGGCTACGCAGCCAGGTTGAATCGGGTGAGTTCAGCTTTGCTCGCCACTAA
- a CDS encoding DUF433 domain-containing protein produces MAEIVSTNDTLGGAPRIEGRRIGVHHIAKRVRDAGDSPEQVAADYDLDIADVYRALVYYYDHADEMHQIQAECQSVPDELSVVRGPEDLDSKTQSEPEA; encoded by the coding sequence ATGGCTGAAATCGTCTCGACGAACGATACCCTGGGTGGTGCGCCCCGAATCGAGGGGAGGCGTATCGGCGTCCACCACATCGCGAAGCGGGTACGTGACGCTGGAGACTCCCCAGAACAGGTCGCCGCCGACTACGATCTCGATATCGCCGATGTCTACCGTGCCCTAGTGTATTATTACGACCACGCTGACGAGATGCACCAGATCCAAGCCGAGTGCCAATCAGTTCCTGACGAGCTGTCTGTCGTTCGCGGCCCCGAGGACCTCGACTCGAAGACTCAGTCAGAGCCCGAAGCATGA
- a CDS encoding YcaO-like family protein produces the protein MRDELATPSKNELVADEALPIEIALQLAEDLVDEHVGPIVEYAAGHDFYHEYSNVYQYVTRVQDTTVFSDTGRSDPQNTTGSGLDEGKAQIKALAEAIERYCFTLTDLEDFAHGEAVDVSLEAADPLCFNKFSDRQLEARDLTREQIREAEYYWTAATELVSGQRTLIPAQTVYLPFPESPQIRNPTSNGSAAHTSPRKAVLGGIGEVIERESFVIHFLNELPAPVLDPTSVDDERLATYHSVCRQKGLDVTLLDLTLDQPLYTCLAVGYTDRKNRMIDLGLGAAATQLEAARDAMRELLQISKWETSDSDAVQEPGDIISLNERAHYWTGRDPEDDLSFWLDPDREPQPIPSDEERPNDVLNAVLQWLSDNDFRCFVVDATTDDIADQGFVAVKAVIPALHPLYLIRDYRYLGGDRLYTVPVDVGLLDAPNDEAELNDTPHPFL, from the coding sequence ATGCGGGACGAATTAGCGACCCCGTCAAAAAACGAGTTGGTAGCGGACGAGGCCTTACCCATCGAGATAGCCCTACAGCTGGCCGAAGACCTCGTTGACGAGCATGTCGGTCCGATTGTGGAGTACGCTGCTGGCCACGATTTTTACCACGAATACTCCAACGTATATCAGTACGTCACACGGGTTCAAGACACCACAGTGTTCAGCGACACGGGTCGAAGCGATCCGCAAAATACGACTGGGTCGGGGCTCGACGAAGGTAAAGCGCAGATCAAAGCGCTCGCCGAAGCAATCGAGCGGTACTGTTTCACGCTTACTGATCTGGAAGATTTCGCACACGGCGAAGCTGTTGATGTGTCCTTGGAAGCAGCCGATCCCCTCTGTTTCAACAAGTTTAGCGACCGGCAGCTCGAAGCGAGGGATCTCACGCGCGAGCAGATTCGGGAGGCCGAGTACTACTGGACTGCAGCTACCGAACTGGTATCCGGCCAACGGACGCTGATTCCCGCCCAGACTGTGTATCTCCCATTCCCTGAGTCCCCCCAGATAAGAAATCCGACATCCAACGGGTCGGCCGCACACACCTCACCGCGGAAAGCAGTGCTGGGTGGTATCGGCGAGGTGATCGAGCGTGAGAGTTTCGTCATCCACTTTTTGAATGAGCTCCCCGCTCCGGTTCTGGATCCGACGAGCGTTGATGACGAGCGACTGGCGACGTATCACAGCGTCTGCCGACAGAAGGGCCTCGACGTGACCCTTCTGGACCTCACCCTGGATCAACCGCTATACACCTGCCTCGCTGTCGGCTATACCGACCGGAAAAACCGCATGATCGATCTCGGACTCGGGGCGGCGGCGACCCAGCTTGAGGCGGCTAGAGACGCGATGCGCGAACTCCTGCAGATTAGCAAGTGGGAAACCAGCGATAGCGACGCCGTTCAGGAGCCGGGCGACATCATCTCGCTCAACGAGCGCGCGCACTACTGGACTGGGAGGGACCCCGAGGACGACCTGAGCTTCTGGTTGGACCCCGACCGTGAGCCGCAGCCGATACCGAGCGACGAGGAGCGCCCTAACGATGTCCTGAACGCGGTTTTGCAATGGCTCTCGGACAACGACTTCCGGTGTTTCGTCGTGGACGCGACGACAGATGATATCGCCGACCAGGGTTTCGTTGCCGTGAAAGCCGTCATTCCTGCTCTTCACCCTCTCTATTTAATACGCGACTATCGGTATCTCGGGGGGGATCGCCTGTATACGGTCCCGGTAGATGTCGGACTTCTGGACGCACCGAACGACGAAGCAGAACTCAACGATACGCCACACCCGTTCCTATGA
- a CDS encoding amidase: protein MHDVRVQLNLKGEPDAETGCPTDVELSENGAIIDDFGTATTDAETGDLNLIVKDCIAVNGTKMTAGSQSFCHQSETDAAVVGAIRAAPDLTLSGTANMDAFAYGVTGTKSELGAVRNPRSPNLVPGGSSSGCAAAVAAGTVDGAITTDTGGSTRIPAACCGIAGYRPTSDVLPTDGVFPLAPSFDTVGIQAPTPDAIKRLLDRTGYVLPDLEAPPSPPFEIGVPEAHRQSVAEVLRHTPEAPDWRIRTINLVPEHTTLERLLTAYATIVAVDLLQVLAGRFETIPRAAIRDSVVDSLAEARATGYRSQVLQDVFLVTTGVNAATGGRAYAAADEMLGEFQQHFQRLLETVDGICLPTIGCPVPRRPVASAAVSQLLRYTFPANVVDAPALAIPVGAAHPVPESMQLMTATGNDEVLFRMAKHL from the coding sequence ATGCACGACGTGCGGGTTCAGCTAAATCTCAAAGGAGAGCCGGATGCGGAGACGGGGTGCCCGACGGATGTCGAACTCTCCGAGAACGGCGCCATAATCGACGATTTCGGGACGGCGACTACTGACGCGGAAACGGGCGACCTGAACCTGATCGTGAAAGATTGTATCGCGGTCAACGGGACGAAGATGACGGCCGGGAGCCAGTCGTTCTGTCATCAATCGGAGACCGACGCGGCTGTCGTCGGCGCGATACGAGCGGCGCCCGATCTAACGCTCTCCGGAACAGCCAACATGGACGCGTTCGCGTACGGCGTTACCGGTACAAAAAGTGAACTGGGGGCCGTCCGGAACCCTCGTTCACCAAATCTTGTTCCCGGCGGTTCGTCGAGCGGGTGTGCAGCCGCCGTCGCGGCGGGGACGGTGGACGGTGCGATTACGACGGATACCGGCGGCAGCACCCGAATCCCGGCAGCGTGTTGCGGCATCGCGGGCTACAGACCGACGTCGGATGTCCTGCCTACCGACGGGGTCTTCCCGCTCGCTCCGTCTTTCGACACCGTTGGCATTCAAGCACCCACCCCCGACGCAATCAAGCGTCTTCTGGATCGAACCGGATACGTTCTCCCCGATTTGGAGGCTCCGCCGTCGCCCCCGTTCGAGATCGGGGTCCCGGAGGCACACCGACAGTCCGTCGCGGAAGTGCTACGGCACACACCAGAAGCGCCCGACTGGAGGATTCGCACGATCAATCTGGTTCCGGAACACACAACGCTGGAGCGACTCTTAACGGCCTACGCGACTATCGTCGCCGTAGATCTCCTGCAGGTTCTCGCCGGCCGATTCGAGACGATCCCGCGTGCAGCGATCCGGGACTCCGTCGTCGACAGCCTCGCCGAGGCGCGTGCTACGGGCTATCGATCGCAGGTGTTGCAGGACGTGTTCCTCGTCACGACGGGCGTGAACGCCGCGACGGGCGGGCGGGCGTACGCGGCAGCCGACGAAATGCTCGGGGAGTTCCAGCAACATTTCCAGAGGCTCTTGGAGACCGTGGACGGTATTTGTCTGCCAACAATCGGGTGTCCGGTCCCCCGACGGCCAGTCGCCTCTGCTGCCGTCTCGCAATTACTCCGGTACACCTTCCCGGCGAACGTCGTTGACGCGCCGGCGCTCGCGATTCCGGTTGGGGCGGCACACCCTGTGCCAGAGAGTATGCAGCTTATGACGGCCACAGGTAACGATGAGGTACTGTTCCGAATGGCGAAGCACCTGTAG
- a CDS encoding TOMM precursor leader peptide-binding protein produces MFPEYADFTRITDTRAVVTTPTAEKDVTGGTVPVVEEVLMILRGGGTIDEILSETELSETVAKELLSYLEEERIIFPDEDQFQSDILDWLASDPARSRERLQEQTVGIISSEHIEYPNSVLEQLEQYVTVEHYTTREDIGDNLNLLLSVASNERPDWQEYLLADAMANDYQFLPGRICGTTLRIGPLTRPTSTPCYHCFYTRWLASSDAPTEVRRALADRKMPHESVNAPLLAYQHLESLLLRETLFALLEGRTAVSEGSYIEYDIESCELNRSDVLKLPGCDSCGTN; encoded by the coding sequence TTGTTCCCGGAATACGCCGATTTCACTCGTATTACTGACACACGAGCCGTAGTCACTACACCAACGGCAGAGAAGGACGTGACCGGCGGGACTGTTCCGGTGGTAGAGGAGGTTCTGATGATTCTCCGGGGGGGCGGAACCATTGACGAGATCCTCTCCGAGACAGAGTTGAGCGAAACGGTAGCGAAAGAACTGCTTTCGTATTTGGAAGAGGAACGGATCATCTTCCCCGACGAAGACCAGTTTCAGAGCGACATTTTGGATTGGCTCGCTTCGGATCCGGCACGATCCCGAGAACGACTTCAAGAGCAGACTGTCGGAATCATCTCGTCTGAACACATTGAATACCCTAATTCGGTGCTGGAGCAGCTGGAACAGTACGTTACAGTTGAACACTACACGACGCGGGAAGATATAGGAGATAATCTCAATCTACTTCTCTCGGTCGCAAGTAACGAGCGGCCGGACTGGCAAGAATATCTTCTTGCCGACGCGATGGCGAACGACTACCAGTTCTTGCCAGGAAGAATCTGCGGGACGACGCTGCGGATCGGACCGTTGACACGTCCAACTAGCACGCCGTGCTACCACTGTTTCTACACCAGATGGTTAGCGAGTTCCGATGCCCCAACCGAGGTGCGGCGAGCATTGGCTGACCGGAAGATGCCCCATGAATCTGTTAATGCGCCGCTCTTGGCGTATCAGCACCTAGAGAGTCTTCTCCTTCGTGAGACGCTTTTTGCGCTTCTTGAAGGGAGGACCGCTGTCTCGGAGGGCTCGTACATCGAGTACGACATAGAGTCGTGTGAATTGAACAGATCGGACGTGTTGAAGCTTCCAGGGTGTGACTCATGCGGGACGAATTAG